One window from the genome of Synechococcus sp. PROS-7-1 encodes:
- the msrA gene encoding peptide-methionine (S)-S-oxide reductase MsrA, whose product MVGALLLGAPGSVFAAVENAVLAGGCFWCLESDLEKLPGVLSVESGYSGGSVAKPTYRQVTSETTGHQEVVEVRFDPAKISYPRLLQSYWRNVDPLDGGGQFCDRGDSYRPVIFTNSEGQAQAARASRAAAARELGVPEAKLKVEIKPLKKFWPAEGYHQNYAKNNSLRYRFYRFSCGRDRRLDQVWGSKARSGAAWSTPAKR is encoded by the coding sequence ATGGTGGGAGCTCTGCTTCTCGGGGCTCCTGGTTCCGTGTTCGCGGCCGTGGAAAACGCCGTGCTTGCCGGGGGATGTTTCTGGTGTCTGGAGAGTGACCTGGAGAAACTTCCCGGGGTGCTTTCGGTTGAGAGTGGCTACAGCGGCGGAAGCGTGGCCAAGCCCACCTACCGGCAGGTGACCAGCGAGACCACGGGGCACCAGGAGGTGGTGGAGGTGCGGTTTGATCCGGCCAAGATCAGCTACCCCCGCCTGCTGCAGTCGTACTGGCGCAATGTGGACCCCTTGGATGGCGGCGGCCAGTTCTGTGACCGGGGCGATTCCTATCGGCCGGTGATTTTCACCAACAGTGAGGGGCAGGCCCAGGCTGCCCGCGCCAGCCGCGCTGCGGCCGCCAGAGAGCTGGGGGTGCCAGAAGCGAAGCTCAAGGTGGAGATCAAGCCTCTTAAGAAGTTCTGGCCGGCCGAGGGGTATCACCAGAATTACGCCAAGAACAACTCCCTCCGCTACCGCTTCTACCGGTTCAGCTGCGGTCGTGATCGCCGGCTGGATCAGGTGTGGGGCAGCAAGGCCCGCAGCGGCGCTGCCTGGAGTACACCGGCGAAGCGTTGA
- the lpxB gene encoding lipid-A-disaccharide synthase, with translation MVRLLISTGEVSGDLQGSLLIEALHRQAALRGLDLEVLALGGSRMQAAGAELLADTAPMGAIGLWEALPLVMPTLKLQARVDQVLQRRPPDGVVLIDYMGANVRLGNSLRRRLPTVPITYYIAPQEWAWRIGDGGTTQLLKFTDRILAIFPEEASFYASRGADVTWVGHPLLDSVANRPDRAAARARLSLPPEGRLLLLFPASRPQELKYLMPVLVQAAARLQARDPSLDVMVPAGLASFEQPLKQALAAAGVRASVVSAAEADTLKPWLFAAADLALGKSGTVNVELALHGVPQVVGYRVSRVTAWVARHLLRFQVKHISPVNLLLDERLVPELLQDAFDADHLVEFAAPLLDDPQAREAMLSGYKRLTERLGEPGVTDRAACAILDQLPPTPTAL, from the coding sequence ATGGTGCGATTGCTGATCAGCACCGGTGAGGTGTCCGGTGATCTGCAGGGAAGTCTGTTGATCGAGGCCCTGCACCGGCAGGCTGCCCTCAGGGGGTTGGATCTGGAAGTGCTGGCTCTCGGCGGGAGCCGGATGCAGGCGGCTGGAGCGGAACTGCTTGCGGATACGGCGCCGATGGGGGCGATTGGCCTGTGGGAGGCCCTGCCTCTGGTGATGCCCACCCTCAAGCTGCAGGCCCGCGTGGATCAAGTGCTGCAGCGGCGTCCACCGGATGGGGTGGTGTTGATCGACTACATGGGGGCGAATGTGCGCCTGGGCAACAGCTTGCGGCGGCGGTTGCCGACTGTTCCGATCACGTACTACATCGCACCGCAGGAGTGGGCCTGGCGAATCGGTGACGGCGGCACCACCCAGCTGCTGAAGTTCACCGACCGGATTCTGGCCATTTTCCCGGAGGAGGCTTCGTTTTATGCCAGTCGTGGGGCAGACGTGACCTGGGTTGGCCATCCCCTGCTTGACAGTGTGGCCAACCGTCCGGACCGGGCAGCCGCCCGCGCGCGGCTGTCGTTGCCGCCGGAAGGCCGGCTGCTCTTGTTGTTTCCTGCATCCAGGCCCCAGGAGTTGAAGTACCTGATGCCGGTGTTGGTGCAGGCTGCAGCCCGTCTTCAGGCCCGGGATCCCTCCCTGGATGTGATGGTTCCGGCCGGATTGGCCTCCTTTGAACAGCCCCTCAAGCAGGCCCTAGCCGCTGCTGGTGTGCGGGCCTCCGTGGTGTCGGCCGCAGAGGCCGACACCCTGAAGCCGTGGTTGTTCGCGGCGGCGGATTTGGCCCTGGGCAAATCAGGCACGGTGAATGTGGAGTTAGCGCTCCATGGAGTGCCCCAGGTGGTGGGGTACCGGGTGAGCCGGGTCACGGCCTGGGTGGCCCGTCATCTGCTGCGCTTTCAGGTAAAGCACATCTCTCCGGTGAATCTGTTGCTGGATGAGCGCTTGGTGCCAGAGCTGCTCCAGGATGCGTTCGATGCCGACCATCTCGTGGAGTTTGCGGCGCCGCTTCTGGATGATCCTCAGGCGCGGGAGGCCATGCTGAGTGGCTACAAACGGCTCACAGAAAGGCTTGGCGAACCCGGCGTGACCGATCGCGCCGCCTGCGCCATTCTCGACCAGCTTCCCCCCACCCCAACCGCCTTGTGA
- the lpxA gene encoding acyl-ACP--UDP-N-acetylglucosamine O-acyltransferase, with product MMSEQRSTVVTAENRPAQVHPLAVVDPRAELAAGVVIGPGAVVGPDVQIGAHTWIGPNAVLDGRLIIGEHNKVYPGACLGQEPQDLKYKGAPTEVVIGDHNTIRECVTINRATDEGEQTRIGDHNLLMAYCHLGHNCELGNGIVMSNSIQVAGHVLIEDRAVIGGCLGIHQFVQIGGMAMVGGMTRVDRDVPPYCLVEGHPGRVRGLNRVGLRRRGLDRKDDGQDLKQLQEIWSLLYRSDHVIADGLKLAREQSLLPLADHLCSFLERSIAPGRRGPMPALGSR from the coding sequence ATGATGAGCGAACAGCGTTCCACTGTTGTGACTGCCGAGAACCGGCCCGCCCAGGTGCACCCCCTCGCTGTGGTTGATCCGCGCGCTGAGCTTGCGGCTGGCGTGGTGATTGGTCCTGGCGCCGTTGTGGGGCCCGACGTGCAGATTGGTGCTCATACCTGGATTGGCCCCAATGCCGTTCTTGATGGGCGACTGATCATCGGTGAACACAACAAGGTTTATCCCGGTGCCTGTCTGGGACAGGAACCCCAGGATCTGAAATACAAAGGTGCGCCCACGGAGGTGGTGATCGGAGATCACAACACCATCCGCGAGTGCGTCACGATTAACAGAGCCACCGATGAGGGGGAGCAGACCCGAATCGGAGATCACAACCTGTTGATGGCTTACTGCCACCTCGGCCATAACTGTGAGTTGGGCAATGGCATCGTGATGTCGAACAGCATCCAGGTGGCGGGTCACGTGTTGATCGAAGACCGGGCGGTGATCGGTGGTTGCCTGGGCATTCATCAGTTCGTGCAGATCGGTGGCATGGCGATGGTGGGCGGCATGACCCGGGTGGATCGGGATGTGCCGCCTTACTGCCTGGTGGAGGGACACCCTGGTCGGGTTCGCGGTCTGAACCGGGTGGGATTGCGCCGGCGGGGGCTTGATCGCAAGGACGATGGCCAGGACCTCAAGCAACTGCAGGAGATCTGGTCGTTGCTGTACCGCTCGGATCATGTGATCGCCGATGGCCTCAAGCTGGCCCGGGAGCAGTCCCTGCTGCCGCTGGCGGATCATCTCTGTTCCTTCCTGGAGCGCTCCATTGCGCCCGGGCGCCGTGGCCCCATGCCGGCCCTCGGCTCTCGCTGA